One genomic segment of Drosophila melanogaster chromosome 3L includes these proteins:
- the SNCF gene encoding SoxNeuro Co-Factor translates to MIDQHKRSHKSEKSSRKSGKKHSDKPHKVKTHDPLKKQKKRALKKLRRKSATVNFPYQLFLYRQELRRASADFSYLRLSKAKIVLTSQLIAKKMGSCNPDCSVDELKELSREVQFQKRLCHQVERLQQFRQLGLTEMILNGKKTTL, encoded by the coding sequence ATGATTGACCAGCACAAGCGCAGCCACAAATCAGAGAAATCCAGTCGCAAGTCGGGAAAGAAACATTCCGACAAACCACACAAGGTGAAGACCCACGATCCGCTCAAGAAACAAAAGAAGCGGGCTCTAAAGAAGCTCCGCCGCAAGTCCGCCACCGTGAATTTCCCGTACCAACTCTTCTTGTACCGCCAAGAACTAAGGCGGGCCAGCGCCGACTTTTCCTATCTCCGGCTGTCCAAGGCCAAGATAGTGCTTACCTCCCAACTAATCGCCAAGAAGATGGGCAGCTGCAATCCCGATTGCAGCGTGGACGAGCTTAAGGAACTCAGCCGCGAGGTGCAGTTCCAGAAACGCCTCTGCCATCAAGTGGAGCGCCTGCAGCAATTCCGGCAACTGGGACTCACCGAGATGATCCTCAACGGCAAGAAGACGACGCTGTAA